One region of Thiomonas intermedia genomic DNA includes:
- the moaC gene encoding cyclic pyranopterin monophosphate synthase MoaC produces the protein MSSSTPAANLTHFDAAGQAHMVDVGAKEQTHRVAVATGRIHMQPATFALVQSGSAKKGDVIGIARTAAIMASKRTADLIPLCHPIALNRVAVDFKLQPEDNSIHCTVTAETRGRTGVEMEALTAVQIGLLTLYDMCKAVDRGMTIDGVRLLEKHGGKSGDWVAGHANR, from the coding sequence ATGAGTTCCTCCACCCCCGCAGCAAACCTCACCCATTTCGACGCCGCCGGTCAGGCCCATATGGTCGATGTCGGGGCGAAAGAACAAACCCATCGCGTGGCCGTGGCCACCGGCCGCATCCACATGCAGCCCGCCACCTTCGCCCTGGTGCAGAGCGGCAGCGCCAAAAAGGGCGACGTCATCGGCATCGCCCGCACCGCCGCCATCATGGCGAGCAAGCGCACCGCCGACCTCATTCCCCTGTGCCATCCCATCGCCCTCAACCGCGTGGCGGTGGACTTCAAGCTCCAGCCCGAGGACAACAGCATCCACTGCACCGTCACCGCCGAAACCCGCGGCCGCACCGGCGTCGAAATGGAAGCCCTCACCGCCGTACAGATCGGCCTGCTCACCCTCTATGACATGTGCAAGGCGGTGGACCGCGGCATGACCATCGACGGCGTGCGCCTGCTGGAGAAGCACGGTGGCAAGTCGGGCGACTGGGTGGCCGGCCACGCAAATCGTTGA
- the pyrF gene encoding orotidine-5'-phosphate decarboxylase: MTSRPPFTRQWQEAAERNHSALCVGLDPEPSRFPAPWTNDPLRLFDFCAAIVDATADLVCAYKPQIAYFAALGAESQLEQLIAHIRKAAPSVPVILDAKRGDIGTTAEQYAREAFVRFNADALTLSPYMGFDSVEPYLRYPERGLFMLCRTSNPGGADLQTLPIANATAGASAHLGFELLFERVARLATLDWNHHGQNGLVAGATNPADIERIRAIAPEAPLLIPGIGAQGGDLAATVRAARGHFLINASRSVLYASPGRDFVDAARREARRLRDAINQEAHAAALAHPAP, encoded by the coding sequence ATGACGTCCCGCCCTCCCTTCACCCGCCAGTGGCAAGAGGCCGCCGAGCGCAACCATTCGGCGCTTTGCGTGGGTCTCGATCCGGAACCCTCGCGCTTTCCGGCACCATGGACCAACGACCCGCTGCGGCTGTTCGACTTCTGCGCCGCCATCGTCGATGCCACGGCCGACCTGGTCTGCGCCTACAAGCCGCAGATCGCCTACTTCGCCGCGCTGGGCGCGGAAAGCCAGCTCGAACAACTCATCGCCCACATCCGCAAGGCGGCGCCCAGCGTGCCCGTCATCCTCGACGCCAAGCGCGGCGACATTGGCACCACCGCGGAGCAGTACGCCCGCGAGGCCTTCGTGCGCTTCAACGCCGACGCCCTGACCCTGTCGCCCTACATGGGCTTCGATTCGGTCGAGCCCTACCTGCGCTACCCCGAGCGCGGGCTGTTCATGCTCTGCCGCACCTCCAACCCCGGTGGCGCCGATCTGCAGACCCTGCCCATCGCCAACGCGACCGCGGGCGCCTCGGCCCACCTCGGCTTTGAGTTGCTGTTCGAGCGCGTGGCACGGCTGGCCACGCTGGACTGGAACCACCACGGGCAGAACGGCCTGGTGGCCGGCGCCACCAACCCGGCCGACATCGAACGCATCCGCGCCATCGCGCCCGAGGCGCCGCTGCTCATCCCCGGCATCGGCGCGCAGGGCGGCGACCTCGCAGCGACCGTGCGCGCGGCGCGCGGCCATTTCCTGATCAACGCCTCGCGCAGCGTGCTCTACGCCAGCCCTGGCCGCGATTTTGTCGATGCCGCAAGGCGCGAAGCCCGCCGCCTGCGCGACGCCATCAACCAGGAGGCCCACGCGGCCGCCCTCGCGCACCCTGCACCATGA